From the Blastopirellula marina genome, one window contains:
- the hflC gene encoding protease modulator HflC yields the protein MRIGLGISIFILLVAYPCYLQVAEGTSVVVTRFGKPTRQLMEPGAYFKLPWPVEEARVVDLRQHVFNTPYTATLTHDRRNVVLSTFVVWNVADPLLFIQSSGSVEAVSAKIDGMVTAAKNTRMGGYDLSSLVSTDSAQLQTERIEQLLLEDVQQDARDKFGIQILQIGINRIAYESSNVSAVLAQMKAEREAAAKQLRALGEKNANAIRDDAVVRSEEILRDGRLEAGRIRADAEQKVSEIYAQAHLRDPEFYRYWRSLEALKRSLGSDSTIILRTNEGFMDLLTQPPSLPKTALPSTQSTTTQDHTAQIPQDASRGTAEVQP from the coding sequence ATGAGGATCGGCCTGGGAATTTCGATCTTCATCCTGCTTGTGGCCTATCCCTGCTACCTGCAGGTAGCCGAGGGGACGTCGGTCGTGGTCACTCGATTCGGCAAACCAACCCGGCAGTTGATGGAACCTGGTGCCTATTTCAAACTCCCTTGGCCCGTCGAGGAAGCACGCGTAGTCGACTTGCGGCAACATGTCTTCAATACACCCTACACGGCAACCCTAACGCATGATCGCCGCAACGTGGTTCTCTCGACATTTGTGGTATGGAACGTCGCGGACCCATTGCTGTTTATTCAGTCCTCCGGAAGTGTCGAAGCCGTATCTGCCAAAATCGATGGAATGGTTACCGCCGCCAAGAACACGCGAATGGGCGGTTACGATCTATCCTCGTTGGTTTCAACCGATTCGGCTCAACTTCAAACCGAACGCATCGAACAGTTACTTTTAGAAGATGTGCAGCAGGATGCCCGCGACAAGTTCGGAATTCAGATTTTACAAATCGGGATCAATCGAATTGCCTACGAGTCTTCCAATGTCTCGGCAGTGCTGGCCCAAATGAAAGCCGAACGGGAAGCGGCAGCCAAGCAGCTGCGAGCCCTGGGCGAGAAAAATGCCAACGCGATTCGCGACGATGCCGTTGTGCGGAGCGAAGAGATTCTGCGAGACGGCCGATTGGAAGCAGGCCGTATTCGCGCCGATGCCGAGCAAAAGGTATCCGAAATCTATGCACAAGCTCACCTGCGAGATCCAGAGTTCTACCGGTATTGGCGTTCGTTGGAAGCACTCAAGCGAAGCCTGGGAAGCGACTCGACAATTATCCTACGCACCAATGAAGGGTTCATGGACCTACTAACGCAACCTCCATCCCTTCCTAAGACGGCGTTGCCGTCCACTCAGTCGACGACGACACAAGACCACACGGCCCAAATTCCTCAAGACGCATCGAGGGGAACGGCAGAGGTCCAGCCATGA
- a CDS encoding permease codes for MAFGDFWYTFSVEQSVVTLLIAMVRILVESSATILIGILGAAAIRVSGGYRALQAWMGPAGSFERTFRLLVAGLCVPVCALGVIPIAKELADGGMPRRDLAVLWLVAPLLNPLSLLYAISVLPIWQFGVFLLVACFYAVVVAEVAGRFSDEPQNINTTYVPEVTNGTTRLWNTAVAAGQIVTGWSIVYILLGMVISGLIVGFIPSGAFEKILSFQNTTGPLETMALTGPQMVTPITFTMAVSAIHSTHLAFACAIVLQLLGVAWCAGTVLAMRSVWGTQRTLALLLVTLVLATTVSYGTYSLFPPSPGDEEETHGLDTLARPYHATFDQFSLALSQQLNHTDLIMQAGTTLLGILVLWGIVVRSRGLRFREDPIPAAEAKASAGRWNVELTPGQVGISLIGVAAVGIIMLMYSIFPGVEESFEQMKKVSADAVIAVKTNKTHVAQQKLAEWDTVAARMPVGWVLRMGVPNSQQATEIRALRELLWKTRKQFTQAELTDAEVRERGNELIDQFQSCRVACLGDKT; via the coding sequence ATGGCATTTGGAGATTTCTGGTACACATTCTCGGTCGAACAGTCGGTCGTTACGTTGCTGATAGCGATGGTCCGCATTCTTGTGGAGTCTTCCGCCACGATTCTCATCGGAATCCTTGGTGCTGCGGCCATTCGCGTCAGCGGTGGCTACCGCGCGTTGCAGGCATGGATGGGCCCCGCCGGCAGCTTCGAGCGAACGTTTCGTCTTCTGGTAGCTGGTTTATGTGTGCCAGTGTGTGCTCTTGGTGTCATTCCAATCGCGAAGGAGCTTGCGGATGGAGGTATGCCGCGTCGTGACCTGGCCGTGCTGTGGCTTGTTGCTCCATTGCTCAATCCCTTGTCGCTTCTCTACGCGATTAGCGTTTTGCCTATCTGGCAATTTGGTGTCTTTCTACTCGTTGCCTGCTTCTACGCCGTTGTCGTTGCCGAGGTTGCCGGGCGGTTCTCCGATGAGCCCCAGAACATTAATACAACTTACGTTCCCGAGGTAACCAACGGCACAACGAGACTCTGGAATACCGCCGTCGCGGCTGGGCAAATCGTAACTGGGTGGTCTATCGTCTACATCTTGCTCGGCATGGTTATCTCAGGCCTGATAGTCGGTTTTATTCCGTCTGGAGCCTTCGAGAAGATATTGTCATTTCAGAATACAACAGGCCCTTTGGAAACAATGGCGTTGACGGGGCCGCAGATGGTAACTCCCATCACGTTCACCATGGCAGTGTCAGCCATTCACTCCACACACCTCGCGTTCGCGTGTGCCATTGTCCTGCAACTACTTGGTGTTGCGTGGTGTGCAGGTACCGTCCTGGCGATGCGTTCGGTTTGGGGAACCCAGCGTACGCTGGCACTTCTCCTGGTAACACTCGTTCTGGCAACGACTGTCAGCTACGGGACTTATTCCTTGTTTCCACCGTCCCCTGGTGACGAAGAGGAAACCCACGGCCTCGATACACTGGCCCGCCCCTACCACGCGACGTTCGACCAGTTCTCTCTGGCGTTGAGTCAACAACTGAACCATACCGACCTGATCATGCAGGCCGGCACCACGCTATTAGGAATCCTTGTGTTGTGGGGCATCGTGGTTCGCTCCCGGGGCCTTCGCTTTCGTGAAGATCCTATCCCTGCGGCCGAGGCGAAAGCGTCCGCTGGTCGCTGGAATGTCGAGTTAACGCCGGGGCAAGTTGGCATATCGCTTATCGGTGTGGCCGCTGTTGGAATCATCATGCTGATGTATTCCATCTTCCCAGGCGTGGAAGAATCGTTCGAGCAAATGAAAAAGGTATCCGCAGACGCGGTAATCGCGGTGAAGACCAACAAGACGCATGTTGCCCAACAGAAACTTGCCGAGTGGGATACGGTTGCTGCACGGATGCCGGTTGGGTGGGTTCTGAGGATGGGCGTTCCCAATAGTCAACAGGCAACCGAAATTCGCGCACTTCGTGAGTTACTTTGGAAGACGCGTAAACAGTTCACTCAAGCCGAATTGACTGATGCGGAAGTGAGAGAACGAGGAAACGAATTGATCGATCAATTTCAATCGTGCCGAGTTGCCTGCTTGGGAGATAAGACATGA
- the hflK gene encoding protease modulator HflK: MSSVPEQDSHIPPSPEVRAWIGQLLWMVGVSTALTFGYAFYSESALFRGLGIQLLLMVVLLWSTRRSIDIRASTPSGQPTSIEAWSLHTIFTAGALVVLLVGVIMSLLIGRVEVARPLSPQEIATSAILAVLAASLWTALGKVTQGIAGESSNDLALIRLSLHEARVGWFLAAAAQLASSGLASIPQWLAVIIHVYLAVVIGESVLRLLVAWFQLERIASTSIEELPQPLDSLFREILLSSLNPVDTLFQIAERRFGLSLRSSWSIRFFRRATPVALLLSLLVLWLSTSLVIVQPDQLALSEVLGRVQEDPLQPGLHWKYPWPFGGVRRVSVGEIRTLQIGFSQPVDEKAVVAVDLRSMLWTEPHANEFALVLGTQSELVAVNAQIYYQVGKNVEQLKDYLVRHADPAQTLEAVAYQVLREETENATLDQVLTEDRQAFVQRIASKVTEKSRKMQLGIEIVDVSLLSLHPPVEAADAYLDVSNAESDAERIVIQARGDAQAKLLTAEKESAALVASAKQAAAKRVGLAGQEASHFAEASKAYRAAPETYRTRLWFDTYEKALPGRQVYVIDSQLQDVLVTEPNTSLTPTVIPPLTSPSP; the protein is encoded by the coding sequence ATGAGTAGTGTGCCTGAGCAAGATTCGCACATCCCCCCATCTCCTGAAGTCCGTGCTTGGATCGGGCAGCTTTTGTGGATGGTTGGCGTCAGTACCGCGTTAACCTTTGGCTATGCGTTCTATAGTGAGTCGGCACTGTTTCGCGGTCTGGGGATTCAACTGCTGCTGATGGTCGTCCTGCTATGGTCGACTCGTCGCTCAATCGACATCAGAGCTTCAACTCCGTCGGGACAACCTACGTCTATTGAAGCCTGGTCGCTGCATACGATATTTACCGCTGGGGCTTTGGTCGTGCTGCTGGTTGGCGTGATCATGTCACTGCTTATTGGTCGCGTTGAAGTCGCTCGTCCACTTTCTCCGCAAGAGATCGCGACTTCGGCTATTCTCGCTGTGCTGGCAGCAAGCTTGTGGACTGCTTTGGGGAAGGTGACCCAGGGGATTGCCGGGGAATCGTCCAACGATCTAGCGTTGATCAGGTTATCACTTCACGAGGCCCGCGTGGGGTGGTTCCTCGCTGCAGCGGCTCAACTGGCTTCGTCGGGTCTGGCGAGTATCCCCCAATGGCTTGCCGTCATCATTCACGTCTACCTGGCCGTCGTAATCGGCGAGAGCGTGCTGCGATTGCTGGTCGCCTGGTTCCAACTGGAACGCATTGCCAGCACTAGCATTGAAGAATTGCCCCAGCCCCTCGACTCGCTGTTTCGTGAAATTCTCCTGTCGTCACTAAATCCTGTTGACACATTGTTTCAGATTGCAGAGCGGCGTTTTGGGTTGAGTCTTCGGTCTTCCTGGTCGATTCGATTCTTCCGCCGGGCAACGCCGGTGGCTCTGTTGCTATCGCTACTGGTGTTATGGTTGTCGACTTCGCTCGTGATTGTACAGCCTGACCAGTTGGCACTCTCCGAAGTATTGGGACGCGTCCAAGAAGATCCGCTACAGCCAGGTTTGCACTGGAAGTACCCTTGGCCATTTGGGGGTGTGCGGCGTGTATCTGTGGGAGAGATCCGCACGCTTCAAATTGGGTTTTCGCAGCCGGTGGATGAAAAGGCCGTCGTCGCCGTCGATCTGCGCTCGATGCTCTGGACGGAACCCCACGCCAATGAGTTCGCCCTGGTACTGGGGACTCAGTCGGAGTTGGTCGCTGTCAACGCTCAGATCTATTACCAGGTTGGTAAGAACGTTGAGCAGTTAAAAGACTATCTCGTTCGGCATGCGGATCCAGCACAGACGCTCGAAGCTGTCGCCTATCAGGTGCTCAGAGAAGAAACTGAGAACGCGACACTTGATCAGGTGCTTACGGAGGATCGCCAGGCATTCGTTCAGCGAATTGCCAGCAAGGTGACCGAGAAGTCGCGGAAGATGCAGTTGGGGATCGAGATCGTGGATGTCAGTTTGCTGAGTCTGCATCCCCCCGTCGAAGCAGCCGACGCCTATTTGGATGTCAGCAACGCCGAGAGCGATGCCGAGCGAATCGTAATTCAAGCACGCGGCGACGCCCAAGCCAAGCTTCTCACTGCGGAGAAAGAATCTGCTGCGCTCGTCGCATCCGCCAAGCAGGCTGCCGCAAAGCGTGTCGGCCTGGCCGGTCAAGAAGCGTCTCACTTTGCGGAAGCCAGCAAAGCCTATCGCGCAGCCCCGGAAACGTATCGAACACGACTCTGGTTCGATACCTACGAGAAAGCACTGCCTGGGCGGCAGGTCTACGTGATCGATTCTCAGCTTCAGGATGTGCTCGTTACGGAACCCAATACCTCTTTAACTCCTACAGTCATACCACCACTCACATCACCTTCTCCTTAG
- a CDS encoding sulfite exporter TauE/SafE family protein: protein MHNHTHELTLGFAFLLGAIHALEPGHGKTAMLVYLAGEKRSLWHPVVMGLSTALSHSLSLFAIAFAVHLTHHVVSGDHHHEHFVSDLLQWISAGLVLCVGAWMLWKAMSGKKTACCHHHKHDSCCEHNELIQLESSSNPGANNSLEKSSSRNSFSTTALLGIAVGLLPCPSALVAYFTGLSTGQPWVAYGIIALFAAGIATSLSGVGICLQLFGKRLTNVSQRARNLPWPHIRALLILAIGLFYMVRLTSYA, encoded by the coding sequence ATGCATAACCACACGCATGAACTGACTCTCGGATTTGCCTTTCTCCTGGGAGCCATCCACGCCCTGGAACCGGGGCATGGAAAGACGGCCATGTTGGTTTACCTGGCAGGAGAAAAGAGGAGTCTCTGGCACCCGGTCGTCATGGGACTGAGCACCGCTTTATCCCATTCGCTTTCCCTGTTTGCGATTGCGTTTGCGGTGCACCTGACTCATCACGTCGTGTCTGGCGACCACCACCACGAGCATTTCGTGTCCGACTTGCTACAGTGGATAAGCGCCGGCTTGGTTCTCTGCGTAGGGGCCTGGATGTTGTGGAAGGCAATGTCGGGAAAGAAAACGGCTTGCTGCCACCACCACAAGCATGACTCCTGCTGCGAACACAACGAGTTGATCCAACTTGAGTCGTCGAGCAATCCTGGTGCGAATAATTCTCTAGAAAAGTCTTCCAGCAGAAACAGCTTTTCAACAACTGCCTTGCTGGGGATCGCGGTTGGGCTGCTACCTTGTCCATCGGCCTTGGTCGCCTACTTCACAGGTCTTTCTACCGGCCAGCCCTGGGTTGCCTATGGCATAATCGCCCTCTTTGCCGCCGGCATCGCCACGTCCCTTTCCGGGGTGGGCATCTGTCTTCAGTTATTTGGAAAACGATTAACAAACGTCTCCCAAAGGGCCAGGAACTTGCCCTGGCCCCACATCCGAGCCCTTCTGATACTTGCGATCGGGCTTTTTTATATGGTGCGTTTAACTAGCTACGCCTGA
- the hflK gene encoding protease modulator HflK has translation MSGQRDFPLPPPPKESRSRRTEQIGAGVGAGMRIIGLLAALLIILFWCSGITMVQPNEVALLTRFGKLVGDTPGDHVQPPGILLALPYPIDEVIRIPVKEEREVAIDRLQLGAASNNATALDPIRDGYVLCGDQHILQTNVRVKYRISDPVAFHFQADRPEHILKEAAAASIVQTIAGWNAMDTLRLQRSTRAEEVERLPIAVRDSLQQRLDQLGIGIQVSAVEFREIIPTPQLAEAFENVQSEQIHIETRKREAEGFAARTLPKAEADRYTLVNEATRFQTDVTTKADEEVTLFDKVYAQYLANPELVWSRLYLEAMEQIMQSVGRLKFVAPGTRIVISPKSSLEKSPSVVSNPAKEQGP, from the coding sequence ATGAGTGGTCAACGTGATTTTCCTCTTCCACCACCGCCGAAAGAAAGCCGCTCCCGCCGTACCGAGCAGATCGGGGCCGGCGTTGGTGCCGGCATGCGGATCATTGGATTACTTGCCGCACTGTTGATTATCCTGTTCTGGTGTTCCGGCATTACCATGGTTCAACCAAACGAAGTTGCCTTGTTGACGCGCTTTGGCAAGCTGGTCGGCGACACACCCGGTGACCACGTCCAGCCGCCTGGAATCTTGTTGGCGTTGCCTTATCCCATTGATGAGGTCATTCGCATTCCTGTCAAAGAAGAAAGGGAAGTCGCGATCGATCGGCTGCAACTTGGTGCTGCCAGTAACAATGCAACGGCACTCGATCCAATTCGTGATGGCTATGTCCTTTGTGGGGACCAGCACATTTTGCAGACCAATGTTCGTGTGAAATATCGGATTTCCGATCCGGTTGCGTTTCACTTTCAAGCTGATCGGCCGGAACACATCCTCAAGGAGGCAGCTGCCGCTTCGATTGTCCAGACGATTGCTGGCTGGAATGCGATGGATACTCTGCGTTTGCAACGTTCAACGCGTGCGGAAGAGGTCGAGCGTTTGCCGATCGCAGTTCGCGACAGCCTCCAGCAACGACTCGATCAACTTGGCATCGGCATCCAGGTCAGTGCGGTTGAATTTCGTGAGATTATTCCCACGCCACAACTAGCCGAAGCATTCGAGAATGTTCAGAGCGAACAGATTCATATTGAAACTCGAAAACGCGAGGCCGAAGGCTTTGCCGCCCGAACGCTCCCCAAGGCCGAGGCCGATCGCTATACACTGGTCAACGAGGCAACCCGCTTCCAAACCGATGTGACTACCAAAGCAGACGAGGAGGTAACCCTCTTTGACAAAGTCTATGCCCAGTACCTGGCTAATCCCGAATTGGTTTGGTCGCGTCTCTACCTGGAAGCCATGGAGCAGATTATGCAGTCGGTCGGGCGTCTCAAGTTTGTAGCCCCAGGGACTCGGATTGTCATCTCTCCCAAGAGTTCTTTAGAGAAGTCTCCTTCTGTTGTTAGCAACCCAGCCAAGGAGCAAGGCCCATGA
- a CDS encoding heavy metal translocating P-type ATPase: MSSVSVAKRIQTDLDAGLTTYEKWRMSIRFSTALVAASLLVVGILIERLMPAEQLSLGAAFQAAAALLVLAPILWEALWGLFRESPEYYSAQLVSIAALAAFAIGDFTTAVIVPVILSVAFFLEERSILGANSAIAGLQALQSNLARRLAEDGTELSIAASVLRVGDTIVIAPGESIPADAVVLHGHAAIDQSSITGESTPEEVSPGSKVFAGSMNLNGLIRARVTSTGDDTTLAKVLELFQEAERSKTRVLRLVEQYAKYFVLAVLMIAGITLFLTHDVTRAITVLVVGCPGPFLIAGPAAMVAALAVASRHGILVKNARFLEALSEINSVVFDKTGTVTTGQLDVCRVVSFSCEEREVVQAVLAGVSINQHPVSKAIARYGKQQDLSFVDAEDVEEVPGLGIRMHYPDGRNVLLGRESWLNQEGIKTQAIEHFGPMVWAAEISGEAKRPLGCICLSDHARADSSQVIQLLRDLRVERTVLLTGDRAAVALQIGQEVGVDEIVSEVLPSEKLQVVELEKQAGYNVMVVGDGINDAPALAAGNVGVAMGVGGADITMRSADIVLMTHQLDRLPMAMVLAAKTKATIHRNVLIGAGLTLLMLGMASAGTITPIAGAVLQNIGEAFVIINSAAILRWKWQPTNQSRMS, translated from the coding sequence ATGAGTTCCGTATCGGTAGCGAAAAGAATCCAGACCGACCTCGACGCTGGCCTCACTACATACGAAAAGTGGCGAATGAGCATTCGCTTCAGCACGGCCTTAGTCGCTGCATCGCTGCTGGTGGTTGGAATTCTGATTGAGCGTTTAATGCCAGCCGAGCAGCTATCACTGGGGGCAGCATTTCAGGCAGCGGCAGCACTCCTGGTACTTGCTCCGATCCTATGGGAAGCCTTGTGGGGGCTATTTCGCGAATCGCCAGAATACTATAGCGCCCAGTTGGTAAGCATCGCGGCGCTTGCCGCATTCGCGATTGGTGATTTTACTACGGCAGTTATTGTTCCGGTGATACTGAGTGTAGCGTTCTTTCTGGAAGAACGCAGCATCCTCGGCGCAAATTCGGCGATAGCTGGTCTTCAAGCGTTGCAGTCGAACCTTGCTCGCAGGCTTGCCGAAGACGGAACGGAACTTTCCATCGCGGCATCGGTGTTGAGAGTCGGAGATACGATTGTCATTGCGCCCGGTGAAAGCATTCCAGCCGATGCCGTTGTTTTGCATGGACATGCGGCAATTGATCAGTCATCGATCACTGGCGAATCGACCCCAGAAGAAGTCAGTCCCGGTTCGAAAGTTTTCGCTGGTTCCATGAACTTGAACGGGTTGATCCGAGCCCGAGTCACTTCAACCGGTGACGACACAACCCTTGCGAAAGTCTTAGAGTTGTTCCAAGAGGCCGAGCGGTCGAAGACGCGCGTTCTTCGTTTGGTGGAACAATATGCGAAGTATTTTGTTCTGGCCGTATTGATGATCGCCGGCATTACTCTTTTCCTCACACACGATGTGACCCGTGCCATCACGGTATTGGTCGTGGGTTGTCCTGGACCATTTCTCATCGCCGGTCCTGCGGCCATGGTCGCAGCCCTGGCAGTGGCATCCCGGCATGGCATTCTCGTGAAGAATGCTCGGTTCCTCGAGGCCCTGAGCGAGATCAATAGTGTCGTTTTCGACAAGACTGGGACTGTGACCACCGGGCAATTGGATGTTTGTCGTGTTGTTTCGTTTTCCTGCGAGGAGCGAGAGGTCGTTCAGGCCGTACTGGCAGGCGTCTCTATTAACCAGCATCCCGTTTCCAAGGCCATTGCCCGGTATGGCAAACAGCAAGATCTGTCTTTCGTTGACGCCGAGGATGTCGAAGAAGTCCCTGGCCTAGGTATTCGGATGCACTACCCGGACGGACGAAATGTCCTCTTGGGGCGTGAAAGCTGGCTCAACCAGGAAGGAATTAAAACGCAGGCGATCGAACACTTCGGCCCTATGGTCTGGGCCGCCGAGATCTCTGGCGAGGCAAAACGACCACTTGGATGTATCTGTCTTTCCGATCATGCACGTGCCGACTCGTCGCAGGTAATCCAATTGCTGCGAGACTTGCGGGTCGAACGCACCGTTCTGCTAACAGGGGACCGTGCAGCGGTAGCCTTGCAGATAGGCCAAGAGGTCGGTGTCGACGAGATTGTTTCTGAGGTACTTCCATCCGAAAAACTACAAGTGGTCGAGTTGGAAAAGCAGGCAGGCTACAACGTCATGGTCGTGGGAGACGGAATTAATGATGCCCCGGCACTTGCCGCAGGCAATGTTGGCGTAGCGATGGGAGTCGGCGGTGCGGACATTACGATGCGTAGCGCCGATATTGTCCTGATGACCCATCAACTGGATCGACTACCCATGGCGATGGTACTAGCCGCCAAAACCAAAGCAACGATCCACCGCAATGTGCTCATCGGTGCGGGACTCACGCTGTTGATGCTCGGAATGGCCTCGGCCGGAACGATTACTCCTATCGCAGGTGCGGTCCTTCAGAACATCGGCGAAGCATTCGTCATTATCAATAGTGCGGCGATTTTGCGCTGGAAATGGCAACCCACTAACCAATCGAGAATGTCTTGA